In Geotrypetes seraphini chromosome 11, aGeoSer1.1, whole genome shotgun sequence, the genomic window TTCAAAATGTCACAGGCATGATTTGAAGTGGCTTTtgaagtctttctgactagtgaattaaatcaaatccaccctggtaTCAGTTAATACCTTATTATAGTTTAGTTTGTAGGCTTTAtagcgatcgaccggtagctcgccaaggcaaagtgagtcgatcacccaagactcactttgccttggcgatctatcgggccgctcagtcttcctctccccgacgtcaattctgccatcggagaggaagttcgggccagccaatcgctgcctagctgggcggaacttcctctccgacggcagaatgtacgtcggggagaggaatgctggtcggcccgaagcagggagagcatggggcggcgtcggctttggggcctgttatccattggtggcgttttggctcctgttccccgatggcagtggcttggggaagggcagggagaaagaaagaaagggggcaggcagggagacagaaggaaagaagagaaacagaaaaaaaagaaagggggcatgaagagagaaagaaagaaaggtcagagagagaagaagaaaaagttgggggagggaatgaggtgtggaggagaggaagcatacaggctgaaagaaagattggatgcacagtcagaagaagaaagtgcaaccagagactcatgaaatcaccagacaaggtaggaaaaatgattttattttaaatttagtgatcaaaatgtgtctgaatttatatctgctgtctattttacacaatatggtccccttttactaaaccgcaatagttgaTTTTAGCGCatgaagcctatgagcgtcgagagcagcgctgggcattcagcgcagctccccgcgctaaaaactgctattgtggtttagtaaaaagggagggggtgggtatttgtctatttttgtatggttgttactgaggtgacagtgcatagagtcatctgctttgacctctttgaaaaaccccccgaataggaatgataattaacaattctatgcgtacagtgtgcgttgtgtttttttttaattttattgttggtagatcattttgacttggtcattttaaaagtagctcacgagtcaaaaaagtgtgggcacccctgctttatagccAGCTTTAACCAAGGCACAAATATTACATATGTAAGCCAAATAAAAGTATAAAAgtacacacacacagaaaacaaATTTAATAGAGTACACTGATTAGACACTTAACCTTAAGTTCAAAAAGAACTGGTTTAAGAATTATTGTTTACACATAATTAATGCAATATGTTTCAGTGCATTTtggtgccccctcccctttccaatATTTAAACCGATAAAGTGGAAGAAAGGTAATAAGAAGCAGGctactttaaaaaataaataaataaaaaaaaaaaggtataatcAAGTGTAAGCATGATCATAAGAAAAGTAATActacaaaggttaaaaaaacaaacaaacaaaaaactccaccacacaaaaatcaGCATCTTAATATCCCTATAACCAAGTCCAAATGCCATTTCATTGGAGTCAGGTTCTGTCCTTTTTTCCTAAAATTTAGAAAAATTCCCATTGCAATTCCAAATTATGCAAACCAAATTAGTGaggaaagcatgcagagcatgGCTCATGATATTTTTTTTCAACCTGTGCTTGGTAAGAATTTGCTGGGACACTGCTTTTAAAATGTGAATACAGTGTAGACAGACTTGAAAGTTAAATAGGTAAGCTCAGGGACTTTACTCTGCTTACTTAGCAAATAAGCTCAAGGAACTTTTTTTAGCAGCAGATTCCAGGTTGCTatgagatagagaatgacatggtggcagaTACCCGCGGCTAACCCGAAGAAACggtgggggggaaaaagtgctcactgcgggcatggggacaaggccatccaccgccctgtgaagcagtgaatggccttgtccttgcaattaagggagggaaggaacgcggtccctcccttcctccggccaaatctatctccctccctcccccttaccttcgcggcactttagtaaagaaacttactgaagccggcgaagcctgcctgcctgcagtcaagTGTGTGTGGGTCccgttgcatcagaggagaagcttccgcccacacacatgcgactgcaggcaggcaggcttcgccggcttcagtaagtttctttactaaagcgttgtgaagttaagggggagggagggagattctcgggccgctaaagggcggtgaggtggcgagagggaagggtggatgctgtggggacgggatggtgaaggggacggtggggatggggcagtgacaaggacagattttttcccccgtgtcattctctactatgagacactggtaaggaggagaggcactggttgactgcttacaggatgtgcctctcactgcgagaggcatgtcctgtagacagTTAGCCAGCACCAACATctatcctcctctccccgcatctcccctcctccaggatcccctaTTGGCAATGTGACAGGTTCATGGCTATAGCCAGAGGgttccgcgcatgtgcagatgtcaacgtgatgatgtcaagcATGCGCATGACACTGCATCAACATCCATGCACTTCCAGAGGCCTTCCGGCCGAGACACTGGGTTTAGTGCGCTGCCGTGccaaaaagtttgcgggacattgGTATAAAGTACAGCTAATAGTCACAGAAAACCTCAGTTTAGACTAATTCCCACCTAGCCCAGGCCTGATCTGATTTGATTTACAGGCCCTTTAACCAATTAGGAGGCTACAAATGTAATTAGGATATTGCTATCACTCAGAAATTAGCTCTTAGAACTACAGTCTACTTAGATCCATGGAGGGGAACCTACTAGTAAAAAATATTAGCAAAGCCTAGCATATACAataactagcaatcttaggggaTTTGTAGTTTACATATTCACACTCTACTAACAACTTAATTAAGAAGCTAATAAGATCCAATATTAACACATGGTTATTCCATCAAGCGTCTCAGGGATAACGAAAAGCAGGTTGGATTGTGCTATGTAGGTAATATCAATGACAACTTTGGAATGAAAGTTTCTGTCCTATCAAATAAATGGTAGTTCcatttcccctttcttttttttttttattgggggagggtttgttttggggttttgttgtttttggggtttttttacccAAAAAATAAGTTGACTAACGAGAAACTTTATGAAGGCAAGCATTAAGTTTAGATGCTATCATGATAACAAACCAAGCCATCTAAACGGCTAAAACCCATCGGAGCAACCACTTCTGAGGGAAGGGCAGAAAAAAAAGGGTCCAGCTGCGCTTATTACACAGTTTCTCGAAGAGGGTCTCGTTACCTGGAATCACACAGGGTGCTCCCTTGGGGACGGTATCCAGGCCCGAAACGGTGAAGGCGCCCGTGTCGTCCTGTAAGCGCACTGTAGTACCGCGCTCGGGCCTCACCTCCAGCACCGTACCCTGCATCCACACCACGGTCACGTCCACCGCCCCCCTTCCGACTCTATCTAGCCAGAAAGAGGGCGACCCGCTTGCACCCTCCGCCGGCGCGCGGCAAGAGCAGCCCTTGAACATGTCCGCCAACATCTTCAGCGGCGGGGAACGAAACCCGAAACCGCTACCAGCCACCTCCATGACGCGACGCTACAAGGAACCATCGAACGTGGCGCCAAAAGCAGCAAACGTCTCCGCCGCGGGCTCTAACCAATGACGGAGAAGGAGTCGCGGCGGCTCTGACCAATCAGAATCTTGCTGGGGGGAAGGAAGGCGGGGAAATGGAGGCAGATCCGGTGGCTGCCGAGTCACTGTTGTCATGGCAACTGAGCTATTTTAAGCAAGAGCAGGGTCGCACAGAGAAGCATATTAGTGATTCGAGTCATGATTTATTTTTTCCCCTTCTAACACGTTTGCTTTCTACGCAAGTGTTGTGACTGTAGTACAGTGGTTAGTTAGAGCAAGAAACAAGAAAACGGAACTGcggaacagtggcgtacctagggtatgtggcacccggggcccatcattttttgacacccccccccccccctcatggaaaaatttttttttttttttttttttttgcaataaccatgaaatggaataaatggtcagaatagaaacaggcagtgaaaattttcttttattgaacctcatttatgtaaccattattccaaacataacataacataaattatgtcggaattgtcatgacatcagaagtacatatggagtagttgcaggtgatgcttgggacagttctgattatgttagtttggttttatgtgttttttgaatagaagggtttttatttttttaaggttttgtagtttgtggtcgaggtcaataggttgtagagttgggggtcaagtgttgcagctcgaatggctaggaggttgtcgaacagtttttttcttttgacgtttttggttggagggtgtgtgaatggtgcgtgagttctcctatgtctgtttgaagtggattgaattatttagctgaagaaattagttacccccccattccacacacattaattctcttccatttttgttcccattataaaaaaacactgataagttcccaggaaaaaaatacattaaaataagaagtgaaaacaaaggcccctacagatgagaacataacataagaatagcctaactgggtcacaccaatggtccatcatgcccagtagcccattctcatggtagccaatagtgctgcccgattcagagaaaaatatttcattcgattcgattcaccctgttgaatcgatttttcgattagattcactgttaatgacaccgctttttaagtttaaacaaagtataacaataaatttcacaacaacaataaatttcacaaagtacttaaaaaaaaaaaaaaatcacatttttccattaaagcagttctggagacatttgcttgaacagtcttttttcccagtccataagcaagcaatatgaaaaagatttccttaattatctactcaaacatttttgctatttactttcattgtacctagactattattcagtagaaaaaatttagtttgttcaatcaagcagaacattcactcatagaagtccaatgtccacacaggatttgattgaacaaaccatattttttctactgaataatagtttaggtatactgaatagcaaaaatgttaaagccacacagaaaagcagtaaaagtcaataggttctccaagtgggaacaacctgatgtctcagcacttgaggaaaagactacgtaataatgtttataagataaatcatataaatgattatactgaagcagggtgtcctcagcgtgagaggtaagcgagaggagagaattctccagtgctttacacaataaggctcctctgcctgcagtgcacaccatcataggacacctcaggtgtgctcaaattaatcaatgtgataaattaaacagtgataaacaattggtcaatcacaagagtgcaagatcaaacaggttgttcccactcagagaacctattgactttactgcttttctgtgtgagtagataattaagcaaatttctgatagcctacagaactgattctcaccttccatccccagcccccaagacttaccagaccccccctgccgatgcatttacttactgcctgaactggatattaaatcgtggggaagagaggagaaatgcggggaaagagccagccaaaactagtatttgttgctgctgagtgcaccaatccagggcaagcagacgcttcccccatgtcttaataacagacaatggacttttcctccaggaatttgtccaaacctttcttaaaaccagctacgctatctacttttaacataacttctggccacttcatttttaagcttagatctttccttccaaacagagaccttgctagatgtcaaatacagcacaaggtaacttcacatggacttaactgtgcaggaaatgaatctcctcatacacccaccatatagtgcaaaaatgtgcaaaggtctgtttttttctttcgatcactacatagcctaatgccacacaagcagcgctgttacaaacatattctgaaggtcaatgctaaggttgacaaagtttccttccttggaccagaaggagatactgacaaaccactggaagagattctaaaacaactacccagaaataacacccaaagacccactcagtgtgtgaaccagttgagtggagtggactaactgggggtggaaatgggcccagagtttgctcagcagaatttcccagactacctcttcctctcaacacactgacatgctaccaccaccaccaacactaggaacacctcaccgagtatgccagcaatgcttataaactttataaaacacattattatattttcttataaagcatatattttaactgaactcagccttgccattcacaaaaatagaaaagttcccatttcaagctgtctcatgtacacttttcaaatctaacatattgtaatcacaaaacagaaaataaaattattttttctaccttttgttctctgatcaatattcaaatcttgttggtcccaggctcttgttgtcttgcttgccagggtctcctttctccgtgctaaccatccgtctgccatctctgttctccccttccgtttcccttccctctcccggagatctggcatctttccttttttttgtctccatccacagattcaccttttctcaactccccaccaccccaggatccaccatctctccctttctgttcccaactatcctcctatccagtatctctatcccccctccacaccatcccctgtttccaagttctctccctttctgttccttccctccctaaatcccattatgcaccatctctctcccactcctctgtttttagacccattatttctaacccccaaagtctggcatatgcacgtatctttgaacccccccttccctctctccctctgtgtacttttacaccaggacccccctcccccgaaggtctgtcccccctcagaagggctacaccccacccctgaagacctgcaccccccgaaggactttacctcccacccgaaggtctgtccccctctgaacgcctaaaccccacccctgaaggcctgcaccctccccgaaggattgtaccccccacccgaaggtctgtccccccctgaaggcctgcacccatcccgaaggcctgcacccaccccgaatgcctgcacccaccccgaaggcctgcacccaccccgaaggcctgcacccccgaaggcctgtccccccccttgaaggcctgaccaccccttgaaggcctgcctgcttgtccccccttgaaggcctatccccccttaaaggtctgcctgtcccacccccttgtaggcctgtccccccttaaaggtctgcctgtcccacccccttgtaggcctgtcccccccttgaaggcctgacccccccttgaaggcctgcctgcttgtccccccttgaaggcctgtcccccccttgaaggttggcacccccccaaaggcctgcacccccttgaaggcctgtcccacccccttgtaggcctgtcccccccttgaaggcctgcctgcttgtccccccttgaaggcctgtccccccccttgaaggcctgcacccccccttgaaggttggcacccccccaaaggcctgcacccccttgaaggcctgtcccacccccttgtaggcctgtcccccccttgaaggcctgcctgcctgtcccccccttgaaggcctgcacccccttgaaggtctgcaccccccccccgaaggcctgcacccccccgaaggcctgtccccccacttgaaggcctgcctgcctgtcccccccttgaaggcctgcacccccttgaaggtcggcaccccccctgaaggcatgcaccccccctgaaggcctgtccccccttgaaggcctgtcccccccccttgtaggcctgcacccccttgtaggcctgtcccccccccttgtaggcctgtcccccccttgaaggcctgcctgcctgtcccccccttgaaggcctgcacccccttgaaggtctgcacccccccccgaagacctgcacccccccttgaaggcctgcctgcctgtcacccccctcccccttgaaagtctgcctgcccgcccgcccgccccaccctgaaggcctgatgccccgacccaccccgaaggaccattcgcccccctggcctccccgcactacctatgaagcagccgcagcaggatcgcgacgtcagctatctttgcgctgcttaggagctgcttcctgcgccgggctaccttaagctactgcccccccaacgcccgaaggaccgctcgccccactgaccttccagcacacctatgaagcagcccgcagcaggatcgcgacgtcagcaatccctcagctgcttgggcgctgcttcctgcgccgcggtcccgccccctcctctgacgtcagaggagggacgggaccgcggcgcaggaagcagcacccaagcagctgagggattgctgacgtcgcgatcctgctgcgggctgcttcataggtgtgctggaaggtcagtggggcgagcggtccttcgggcgtggggggggactgagcggcaaggccgggaacaccccctcagggctggtacccggggcggcccgccccccccgcccccccctaggtacgccactgctgcggAATTGCTGTTGGTGAAACCGGATTTATTATATCACACTGTAATGTAGTTTTCTATGCCATCTAGCCACATGGTTtggaacagtggttcccaaccctgtcctggaggaccaccagccagtcaggttttcaggatagccctaattaatatgcatggggcagacttgcatgcttgccacctccattatatgtaaatctctctcatgcatattcactagggttatcctgaaaacccgattggctggtggtcctccaggacagggttgagaaccactggtttggAAAATACGGGCCGTATTTcaactaaaccaggggtaggaaattccAGTCCgagagagccggagccaggtcaggttttcaggatatccacaataaatatgcatgagatagatttgcatctcaaggaggcagtgcatgcaaatccatctcatacatatttattgtggatatcctgaaaacctgacctggctccggctgttgaggactggaattgcctacccctgaactaaaccgtcttcctcaagggtcctaAGAGTGAACATAAATCTTATTAAGAGAGATCTAGTGGAaaacagtggttagagctacagactcAGTACTctaaggttatgggttcaaactggagaatgacatggggacaaatttttccctgaccctgcaagaactcaatttcccccacccatccccgtgactTTTGTtattgtccctgtccttgccccattcctgtaagctctgccttaaccgcacaagccttgaacacttatgattttaaagtgtttgagacttgtgcagatgaagacagtgcttgcaggaatggtgcagggacaggaaaagaactctccagaATGGGACGGAAAAATGTGTcccaatgtcattctctaattcaaacatCATACGGCTCCCTGTAATCCTgggtaagtcatttaatcctccactgccccaggtacattagatagattgtgagcccacaagcacagatagggaaaatgcttgagtgcctgtatgtaaactgctttgaataagaacataagaatagccttactgggtcagaccaatgtccatcaagcccagtagcccattctcacagtggccaatccaggtcactagtacctggccaaaacccaatgtgtagcaatattccatgctaccaatacagggcaaataaataaaaaggagcaagaacctctctaaaacatcgagaGGAGAGTGATTAAAGGGAAtgtaacaaccatacaaagtAATCACTCAATGATATATGAATAAATACTTGTAACCATATAACTTGTTCATAGAGTTTTGGAGttcagagaaatggaggtgataacagggacgaatcccaacactaccacctcaccgcccaatcattgcTACAACTCTAGAAGTGTGTTGTAAatgatgtcataagaacataagaaatgcctcttctgggtaagacctgaggtccatcgtgcccagcagtccgctcacgcggcggcccaacaggtccaggacctgtgcagtaatcctctatctatacccctctattcccttttccagcagaaagttgtccaattccctcttgaaccccagtaccgtactctgccctatcacgccctctggaagcgcattccaggtgtgcaccacacgctgggtaaagaagaacttcctagcattcgttctgaatctgtcccctttcaactttcctgaatgccctcttgttcttttattttttgaaagtgtgaagaatctgtccctctctactctttctatgcccttcatgatcttgtcatTATTTAAAGCATGATCAAAGCTACTACTTTTGTGAAATACTAAACAAAATTATTGAAGTTTAGAACAGCAAACTTAACTTAAGCTTGCAGGTTCCAACGGACGTAGCCCGTTTCattcctgcttcagggaaccaaaGAAGGGGTTGAACAACGCTCAAAATGTGGGCGCAGTGAGACTCAACTAAGTATACTAGTTTCTCTTATCAGCATTTTGATAGAACTATCTCCCCATGGCAGACACACCCCCATGGGGGAGGTTCTTGCTCCTTTTTATTTTGATAGAACTATCTCCCCATGGCGGACACACCATGGGGGAGATAATTCTATCAAAATGCTGATAAGAAAAACTAGTATACTTAGTTGAGTCTCACTGCGCCCATATTTTGAGCGTTATTCAACCCCTTCTTCGGAACCTGCAAGCTTAAGTTAAGTTTGCTGTTCTAAACTTCAATCATTTTGTTTAGTATTTCACAAAAGTAGCAGCTTTGAGCACGCTTTAAATAATGACATCATTTACAACACACTTCTAGAGTTGTAgcaatgattgggcggtgaggtggtagtgttgggattcgtccctgttatcacctccatttctctgaaCTCCAAAACTCTATGAACAAGTTATATGGTTACAAGTATTTATTCCTATATCATTGAGTgattaccaatacagggcaagcagtggcttcccccatgtctgtctcaataacagactatggacttttcctccaggaacttgtccaaacctttcttaaaactagctatccgctcttaccacatcctctggcaacgcgttccagagcttaactagtctctgagtgaaaaaaaaaatgtggttgtgtaactacaaaaaggcagtttaCAAGTCCCTATCCCTTGTGATTCTTCCTTACTCTTAAGCACTGGGTCCTTTACATTTTCTTATGCAACCCTCCTAACCTGCACTCGTCATTTTGAGTGCCACAAGTTTGTTCATAAAATAACTTCCAAATGCATCTGGTTACATGTTACATATTAAGAACTCCATAAAGATATGAACTGTGTGGAGAAGTTTCTTAATGCTTTTTATGGGTGGGGAGACATCTTGCTTTGTAGGTCCACATGTAAAGTTGGACTTTCCAGACCTAGCTAGGTGCAATTGGGATGGTAGTTTGCTCCCATTGCAGGACTGGATATACAGAATTGGCATGGGAAAAAAGCTTTAGCAGCACCCTTGAATTTGAGATATGTTATACATACGCAATGGGATAAACCAGCAAGGAATTCTGCAGGCTAATGTGTTACTTGCTCTTTTAAGTGCCATCTgcacaggagccaacttttcaaaatatttgggGGTGCTCAACTCGGCCCAAATTACCAAGTCCATATAAAGAAAATTAAAGCATGCTTGGTTGTGAACACAACTGGTCAGGCTGTCTAAATGAAAAGCACATCGGGTGGTATATATACAGACTTGAAtgtggtatagatgggctggtaCTAGGATAGTAAATTCTGGTGATGagttgggggttgggggaggaagCAAAAACTGGTGGGACTTGCAGTAATACCCCTAACATTTCTTTCATTCACAATTCCTACCTGTATGACTCATTCACACTCTGCCTTCTAGTCTACCTTCTATCCAACTCATATTCTGATTTGAGTGCTTTCTGCATAAAATGGAAATTGGCACCTCATTTGGTGATAATAGCTTTGGCACaataccccctcctttattaGTGGCAACCATCacaacatctctctttctccttttacCAAacatccctttctttctcctccattcTCTGCCCAACACCACTATCCCCCACTGCCTTCTTTCCCTGGCCCACATGATGAAGGATATGGGGGTGGCATACCAGTACAGCAGTACTCCCTCAGTCCTGATGCCCTACACAGCCACACAGGTCACACAATCCAAAAGCTAGCCTATAGCAGAGCTGTGCTGAGAGTGAGAATGACAAGCGAGGGCTTAGTAGCTGAGCCAAGAGGAAAACCAGCTCAAGAAACCGGTTTCCCTTTcatttttcccatttccctttcttttcatTTAATGCAATGTATCCTATCCATTTTCCTTTT contains:
- the RMI2 gene encoding recQ-mediated genome instability protein 2, producing the protein MEVAGSGFGFRSPPLKMLADMFKGCSCRAPAEGASGSPSFWLDRVGRGAVDVTVVWMQGTVLEVRPERGTTVRLQDDTGAFTVSGLDTVPKGAPCVIPGKYVMVMGIVQSCSPEPLLRAVKMTDLTNNPLHKRMWELEVKDLHNYVP